Proteins encoded in a region of the Clarias gariepinus isolate MV-2021 ecotype Netherlands unplaced genomic scaffold, CGAR_prim_01v2 scaffold_30, whole genome shotgun sequence genome:
- the tmem222a gene encoding transmembrane protein 222a, with translation MADVSEVARDTMKSFQSGYEKIDRERSRYPLCVVWTPIPGLTWFLPFIGHMGICTSTGVIRDFAGPYFVSEDNMAFGKPTKYWKLDKSKVYGGGVSAWDSAVHDASEEYKHRMHNLCCDNCHSHVAMALNLMRYDNSTSWNMVKLCVLCFIYSKHVSFLGFLKTWLPFLMICGVVVTVTLAFRLDHGV, from the exons ATGGCCGATGTGTCTGAGGTAGCGCGCGACACCATGAAGTCTTTCCAGTCAGGTTATGAGAAGATCGACCGCGAGCGCAGCCGTTACCCTCTGTGTGTGGTGTGGACCCCCATCCCGGGCctcac atggTTCCTGCCGTTTATTGGTCACATGGGTATCTGCACCTCTACAGGAGTGATCCGAGACTTTGCAGGCCCGTACTTCGTCTCT gaagaTAACATGGCGTTTGGAAAACCCACAAA GTACTGGAAGCTGGATAAGAGTAAAGTGTACGGTGGAGGTGTGAGCGCGTGGGACTCTGCAGTACACGACGCCTCGGAGGAGTACAAACACAgaatg CACAACCTTTGTTGTGACAATTGTCACTCTCACGTTGCCATGGCGCTGAATTTGATGCGTTATGACAACAGCACGTCCTGGAACATGGTCAAGCTGTGTGTCTTGTGCTTCATCTACAGCAAGCATGTCAG CTTCCTGGGTTTCCTGAAGACGTGGCTGCCGTTCCTGATGATCTGCGGCGTCGTCGTCACCGTCACACTCGCCTTCAGACTGGACCACGGCGTCTAA